The nucleotide sequence atgttgtactagagactcagaGATGACATATctctgtgtctcatagttgggtttatccgactcggaccttatctcgactcggatccgactacgtcgaatccgaccagacctttccaagtccatattatccggttagcatccaatgctccatggctagtgagaccaagccatcgaccgtgtcatatgctagtctagtcggctgcgcgtccacgcagccctttcgactagggaccttttaggacagtcatcatacaatgcatagtctcacaaacaagtcacgtacttgctgatacacatcattgataatgtccaaggactatctttattcataaacacataggaaatatcatcatacatgattgcctctagggcatatctccaacattcgCATCTTCGCATTATCATTTGTGACACAATAAGTATAAAAAACCACCGACATTTTATCCTCCTCTGCTAGTAGAGAATACCAAAATTGTGCACGTTGTGGATGTGCATGTAATCATGTAGCACCACATGTTAGCAAAATAAAGCAACATTACTCACCTATTTAGAAAATGACATGACAACAACGATACCTTTATCTCCAATGGCTTAGAATGCTCAACATAGCCTTGTGTGCTAGATGACCTTGGTTGCAGCGCGCGGTGGCTGAGAAGGCGTGGTGAGACTCCGACATCCAGATACCCGCATAATCACTGGTGATCTTTAGTGTCATCACTAGATCCATCATTAGGGACGGTAGTCACACTCTCTTTTGTATTGATTGGTGGCTCCAAGAAGGTCACATCTGTGACATCACATCATGCCTATTTGCCTCCGTTTAGACTAGGGAGATCGATCCCGTACGGTGAGAGAAGGGGTGTGAGGAGGTTGCTGGAGGGCTGTTAGCCTGAATCTCAATGTGGACGCGCTTTAGCAGTTTCTCCACATGGAGGAGTGGACGACCAACATTCCACTTGAGGGGTCGGTCGATGCACATGTATGGGTGTGGGAGGGTGACCATCGCTTCTCAGTGCGGACGACCTACATGGCTCTCTTTGGCGCCCGTGTGGCGGCATCAGGAGCAGACCAGGTTTGTCCTTCGCAGGCACATTCGACCTACAAGATGTTTGCTTGGATAACCTCGAAGGATAGGTGTTGGACTGCTAACAAATTGCAGCGCCAGGCCTATCGCATCAGCAGGCTTGCCCCTTTAGTGTTGAGGAGCCCGAGTCTCAACAACATATCCTGTTGGATGTGTGTTTGCTCGGTAGATTTGGCACGCGGTATCGGGGTCATGGGGGCTTGCTGGCTTGGGCACTCGACGCCCGCACCTGATGAGGAGTTGCTTCAGTGGTGGTCTTCCCAGAGCAGTGGATAGAGATACTTTGATCAGTATCATCTTGATCACCTGGACCATTTGGACGCATCAAAATGACATGGTCTTCAGTGGAGCCACCCCGCGGTGAGCGTAGTGCTGCAACGAATCCACAACAAGGGGATCAACTAGACTACCGCATCACTATTTAGAGATAGGCGTTTTGGGTCCTTTTTAATACAGGTGGACATGTCGAGCGACACTGAGTAGTCCAGATGCCGTTTTCTTTTTTTCATACATGCACACCGTTCTCGTATTTCCTTCTATGAGCATGACACGTCTCCAGGGACGTGTCCTTGAAAAATGGTGTTCCGGGcgcaaaaaaacaaacaaaatcaACACTATATATGCATAACTGTTCATACTTTTGGTCCTGATTATTTTTTTACCTGAAATCAACAGTTTTTTTTTCACATTACTGTTCATACTTTTCGTCCTGATTATTTCTTTTACCTGAAATCAACGGGTTTTTTTTTACTTAGCGAAACTTTTTATACGAGTACGACAAAAGGTCAACTTTGTTTTCAGAAAGTTTCAGAATTTGTTGAGTGTTTTGGCAATTGCTAAAATACTTTTTCATATGAGGTGTTGGTGCATCCGAGAGCCAAGGGGTATTTCTCGAATAACTGTCCGCTATCTCCGCTACCCGGGAGGCGCCATTCTACCGAACAGCTCACCGGCACCGCTGCCTCCTCCTTATTTCGGCGACTAATAATCCCTACGTCTACCGAACATTTCAATGGCGGAGAGGTTCTTCTCCGGCACGTCCACTGCCGCACCTCCGTTCGACGACGCCGGCATCCTCCTCCTCTCGGGCCCTCCGCGCTGGTATGCCGCCTCTCAAACTTCCCTCGGCTTGCTGAAACTAGCTCCTTTCCGTCCTGCGCGCCGGAGCAAACCGAGGCTGTCGTAAAATCCATGCGTTTCATCCAGTACGTTATCCCCGTGATCCGTGCTTACCTCACTCCCCGCCGCATCGATTTTGTGGTCTTTCTTGCTGCTGTAACAGCGGGAAGACCTCGCTCCTTTTCCAGTTCGCGATAAACCGTGCGGCGGAGAGCGGCCGGCACGTGGTGTTCATTTGCAGCAAGGGGAGGTTGGAGAACAGCCCCCCCTTCTTGTCCCAGGCGAGGAGCCTTGCTTGCCAGTTTAGCTAATGAGATGGAACTGGATACGCTGGTTGTTCCCGATTTCTAAAGCCACAGGTTTTCCTCTTGCTTCCAGGGTGTCGAGCCATCGCTGAACGTGCTTCAGAGAATACAAATCAAGTAAGGAGTGTCGAACCTATAATGCTGGTTCTTTGTTCAGCATGCTTACTTTTGTAATACCTGTCTTAAACTCCATAAGAATAAGAGTATTGGTCATGCTACGTATTGTGACAATTTCAGTGTTTATTCATACAGTTTAATGTTTGGAATTATGGTGATATAGTAGAATCGGCTATTTCATGAAGTCATAGCTAATTTATGCTTAGGCcctgtttgatagcaaagtattttCTAAGTTTTTCGAGAATACTACAGTTTTTGAGATTACCATAGTTTTATTTACAACGAGCTGTTTGGTTGCCCCTAAAAACTGTGGTTTTAATACTCCAGTATTAGCCAAACTGCAGTTTTTTCTCTGTATAAAAAAAAGAACTCCAGACCACTTTTTTTAAACTGAGAAGCCGAAAATAACAGTGTTGCAAGAATCCAGTGAATTGCGTCGAGCTTGGCCGCGCGGTTTCAGTTCACGTGCAGACGTGATGAAGTTACCGCCAGCTATTCCATGCTGCCGGCACCAGGTGTCCTCTTTGGTAACCTACAAGTCCTGAGCATAGGCGTTCAGTGGAGGTCACTTTGTGCTAGCTTCCGTTCTGATGCATCCAGATGGCAACGGCTAGCTAGCTAGAAAAATGGCTGCTCGCTCCGCTTTTAGGCTGATCAATTGGGGCGTGCGACTGCACTGATAAACGGACGTGTTCGCTAGCTAACGGCTAGCCAACCTTTTTACGTCGCTGCGCTAAACATTGTGTCAAGTCAAGATCACAGTATTTGATACCTACAGGAGAAATTATTGTAGTTCTGTGCATTCTATGCCCGCAGATACATTGAAGATGATGAGGGAATCAGAAAGTACTTCGCTGCATTTCACCTGCTTGACGACTTTCCCGCTGCAGTCATCGTCGATGATTTTACCGGGTTCTTTTCGGAGAGGTGCTATTATTTTTCCTTTTTGCTGACCATTAATGTCACTCACCGAGTGCATTGCAAACTCTATGTTGCGACTCAGTTTAGTATTTGTGTTACAACAATGTGTTACACAAATCTCCTTTTGGACTTTAACCATGAGATGGATTTGTTTCTGATATCTTTCTTCTAATAAACACAGTTGAGGATTTTCAGGCATTTGTAGTTAATATAATGGTAATATGTACCGAATCATTTCTACAGTGTGCTGGGTGTCCTTTTGTCTCCTAGCTTAGCATATTCCATTCATAACATGCTTCAGTTGTTTTACTGAAACCTTTGTTTATAGATCACCTTTACTCTGTTCAGGATGGTCTGATGTTATCGAGATGTCAAGCATCAAAATAAAGAAATTATATAGTTCTTTAATTGACAGAAAATACAGACTCTTGATATTTTATATGACTAATTCTTACTATGTTGAAGCTGTAATAGGATCTGTCAGCTAAGATATGGAAATACTAGGGCCCGTGATCTAGCATtggttcgcatattagctttgtgTCAAAATGCTATTTCGCATGCAAAGTAAGTGATGAAGTCAAACCCAGATGTTTAAGTATCTCCATTTTCTATGTTGTTTAGAGTAACATCTTAATCTCTTTTGTAGTGCAAAGCTTGGAACCATTGGATCTTGCAATCTCTTGCTCTCTGATGTACATCAAGGTGACAACCCAAGGTCCCTGTTCATCTACAAGAGATGGATAGGTTCCATATATACAATCCAAGGTAAATTGTGTATGTAGCCATTTATTTTTGTGCATTCGTATGTTTATTAAGTAAACATTCTGTACTGCCATTTGTCACCCCTTAGTAGTACATTTTGCATTGCCATAAACTGGTTGATTTGCCTATTGTCTTTTTCATATTATAAGATGTCTTTGTCCAGAGTACCCAGGTGAAAATGTCAAAGTACACGAGGACATTTTGTTCAAAGTGCCTATTAGCCTTAATTTAAATATATGGAACTTTCTCTATATTTGGTTTATGCCCATGAACTGAATATACATTTGATGATCCTTGAGTTAGTATGTTTCCCTGATTTAATCTGACTGTCTTTCCTCAGGTGACGGCTTAGGTTCGTATGTACTCAAGAACATTAGCACTCCACAAACTGGAAccaaggaagcaagagcagctaaATACTCGATAGCTTTACAATACCTTATTCTTGAGGagatcaaagaataattgttattattTATTTGACTTTACTGTGCGAGATTTTAGGTTCAGATTAGTCCGTGAGCTGATTGTAAATTCCAAATCTTAATTCCTACTCTGGTAAGATTTTCAGTTCAGATTGGTCCGTGCGGTGTAAATTCTAACTCTAAATTCCTAGGCTGGTGTTAGACACACCCTTGGGACAATAACATTTCGCTAAGCTGCAAAAAAGTATTTTAGTGGCAACTAAGATCTCAGACGCACCAGACCAGCTCGTGTGGAAGTGGAACACGTCTGCCACCTACACTGCCAAATCCGCCTACATCGCTTCTGTAAACTTACATGGAAGAGTTGGGCGTCCCCTAAAGTGAAATTCTTTCACTGGCTCGTCAGCTTGGGTCGATGCTGGACGGCACACCGCCTCGCCCGGCATGGACTGCAGCACCACACCAACTGCCCCTTTTGCAGTCAGGAGCCTGAGACGATGTGCCTCCTTCTCCTGGGTTGCCCCTTTTCATGGCACGTCTGGTTTGAGATTCTCTCCTGGATGCGCATGACCTGCAGACCTCCAGACAACCAGATGGCCACGCCCAAGCCGATGCGTAAAGAACGGGCATCCGCGACGCTCCTTACATCCTGGATGATCTGAAAACACCAAAATGACTGCATCTTCAACGACACGTGCCCTTCCGTCTGTTGACACCCGAACACCGTCCAAATGCTAGTTCGCAGCATCAAGGAGGAGGCCAGACTTTGGGCTGTGGCTCACGGCGCCTGGCCTGGCTAGTGCCTGAAGCCTGCCTGATAGCTGTTTGGTTGGTGCCTGAAACAAGAAATGGTTGGCCTGGATATCTGGTAGAAACTAGGGTTCTACCGGGTCTAGGccggaggttgtaggggaaggagggagctGGTCGTGGACGAACACGCGgacgccggcggctgggcgccgtcgtgcgcgaggaggcggcggctgagagGGAGATGGCGCAGggaaggaggcggctagggttaggtctcccggctccctaaggaagccgagcaaatatgattgcttcttgcttgattagattgatacatctcctctccttatatagagaggtttacttgactcctaagcaaatgATAAGATAATCGGGCTAAGCCCCTAATaccgataagataacttgggccacaacccactgggctaagcccctaatatgacggtcataacacttctccccgcctgcacaaacagctcgtcctcgagctgtaaggtggggaagcgcttgctgaactcctcgaggtgatcagccagcgtcaaacaccttcgcgacagctggggcggtcaggtcggcggcgacggcgtcctcctcaatgtagtctgcagcctccaggtagaagagtcgcgggcagacgtggtcgggcgtgtagggctcgtcgcagttgaagcacaacccttggtgGCGACGCTCGAGTAACTCGGCCGAGGTGAGCCGGCAGAACGGGCACGCCGCGatcgcggcgaggggtgccgcggaagtctgagcaggccgaccctgcgcgggaaTATCTGGTCCGGGTAGCGGCCCAGTGGCCCGGGACGGTGATGCCTGCTGTATGGCCACCGCGCGGTGCTCGAatgcgcgggcgtagtacatggctgTCTGGAGGTCCTGGGGTCCCTGCAGCTCGACGTCCACGTGGATATGATCTGGCAGACCACCGACAAAGAGTTCGGCCCGCCGGTGAGCCGTCACGCCGGacgcgtggcacgccagggcctgaaAGCGGTCGGTGTAGTCTTGCACCATAGAGGTGAAGGGAAAGCGGCCCAACTCGGCCAGGCGGCTCCTGCGGATCGGCGACCCAAAACGAAGGAGGCACAGCTCATGGAAGCGCTCCCACgagggcatgccgccctcgtcctgctcgagggcgtagtaccatgtctgggcTGCACCGCGGAGGTGGTAGGATGCCAGCCAAGTGCGCTCCGACGCGAGCGTGCGCTGCCCACGGAAAAACtggtcgcactggttgagccagttaagcggATCCTCCAtgccgtcataagtggcgaagtcgatcttggcgaaccgtGGCGGCGTCTGGGTCGACGCGCCATGGCCGACCGGCTTGGCGATGCGGAGCAGTGATGATGACGGCGCCCGGTCAACGGTGGGGAGGCCGTCGTAGGCCCCCGCGGAGCCGGACGAGGCCCCAGACTGCAGTGTGGGTACCGATGGGTGCCCAGCCTCCGTGTAAACTGGCGGTGGCGGAATCGGGGACGGTGACGGCGGAAACTGGACCTGTTGGATCGGGAGGCCCCCGGTGTGGACTGGCCTAGTCCGgagctgggcggcggcggtggaagctGGACGGGCGCGGGAGGTGCGGGTGGCGCCACGAGAGCCGGCGCGGGGCACTGCGGCCAGGATAGCGCTGGGGGAGGCGCGGGTGGCGCCGCAAGAGCCGGCGCGGGCCACTGCGGCCAGGACAGCGCTAGGGCAGGCGGGGGAGGCGCGGGTGGCGCCGCAAGAGCCGGCGTGGGCCACTGCGGCCAGGACAGCGTTGGGGCGGGCGGGGGAGGCGCGGGTGGCGCCGCGAGAGCCGGCGCGTGCCACTGCAGCCAGGACAACGCTGGGGCGGGCGGGGGAGGCGCGGGTGGCGCCGCGAGAGCCGGCGCGTGCCACTGCAGCCAGGACAACGCTGGGGCGGCCGACGGCTGGAGCGACGGATGGCCCCCGGCGATCGCCGCGGGGACCGAGTACCAGGGCAGGGCCGGCGGTCCAGAGGAGAcggccggcggcggaggcgttGGCGGCCCGTACGGACCGGCCAGGAACAACCGGATTCCTTGGACCGCGACGACCAGATCGTTGAGGACGCCGGTCATGGCCTCCGGGGAGTAGACGAGCGGCGTGGTGGAGGGTGATGGCGGCGGACCCGTGGAGGGGGGCGGTGACTGGCCGGTCGATGCGCCGGCGGTGGAACCCATCGGCGCCGAGGGAAGGACCAGCGGTGCCGTGGAGAGGATcggcgatggcgcggcggcggtggtggcgaggAGCAGCGATGGGCTTGGTGGTGGTGATGACATGGTCGAAACCAAGCTAGCTGATTCCAAGCTGGTAGAAACTAGGGTTGTACCGGGTCTAGGccggaggttgtaggggaaggagggagctGGTCGTGGACGAACACACGgacgccggcggctgggcgccgtcgtgCACGAGGAGGCGGCGACTGAGAAGGAGATGGCGCAGggaaggaggcggctagggttaggtctcccggctccctaaggaagccgagcaaatatgattgcttcttgcttgattagattgatacatctcctctcaggtttacttgactcctaagcaaacgataaGATAAtcgggctaagcccctaataacgataagataacttggtCCACAACCCACTAGACTAAGCCCCTAATATGACGGTCATAACAATATCTCATTAGCCTGGCCCAATTAAAAAACTCGAATAAAATATGGTGCTTAGCCCAGGCAGGAGGATCAGCCTGGCTCAGGCGTCCTTCTCTCCACGCCTGGCTAGCTGCCTGGACCAAATACATTGATTAATTGCATTGTGTGTCAGAAGCTAGCACACTTTTTTATGTAGCACATTCTCCAGGCCAGCTACTCAAACCAAACACAATGGTTGCATGCGTGCCTGGCCAGGCAGAAACTAGAAAATGCCCAGGCTATTCCCATGCACTACTTTTTCCCAGGCGTAGCCCCCGGGACAAGAACCAAACTAGCCCTTAGAGTAGTCTTGCCCCCGACCTGGGACGTGCATTAGTTCATGTTCTAGGACTGCAAATCACCTCCTAGGAGGGCTGTAACCTTAAACTCTCTCTTTTGAATGCAATGAAATGCAAAGGTCTTTTGCGTTTTCCCGAAAAAAACATAAGATTGCTTGCTTGGGAGTGGGAGGACACTTTCGTGCTTGTATGTTTTAGTCAGAAGCCGCATACTGAGAATTCGGCTTATTTGATGCTGCCTAACAAAAAAGAAGGCAAAAATCTGTCGAGTATGGCTGCCTCTCTTTCAACGAGTGTTTAAATATCGTGTGCTGCTGTTTATTCCATCAAATTGGCTACTCCCAATTCCCTATCCCTGGGATACACAACTAGAATAATACTGAATCCAAGGCTCTGGTAATGAGTTGTGTTAACTGCTGATTACACTGGAAGAAAAAGATCTGACAATGATAAGATATTTaatgtttttttaaaagaaaaggtAGATCATGATCTACCTTATGCATTCAAAACAGGCAAGGGCCCGAATGACAATGGCCAATTACATGAAGGTAATGTTAACGCTGCACGGATCATGCAGCAGGCCATCACCAAGCCTGAAGAAGGAAAAGCAAGTACATGGTGGGGGTGTTGGGGGTCAGAGAAGGCAGCTTATTCAACTATGTCAACCAACCACATAACACAGCTCGATCATCATCCCCCGGTGCTCTAAAACACCACAACCTAATAAGAGTTGCAATTGCAGAGAAGGTTTTTGCTGACGACCATCTGGCATTGTCAAAAACTCGAGCATTACGTCCATTCCAAAGTGCAACCACGCAGGCTGCAAATAGGATGTGCCACAGCTTGACGTACTTGTGTCTTGTAGCTGGCGAAAGAAGGAAGCCATGCAGATCGGATGAGCCCCGTGCTGGGTCAGATAGGCCTAATTTCTCCCAAACAGCATTTGCAAGCTTACAACGAAGAAGAATGTGGCAGCTGGACTCCACGGCTGGACATACATCACATCCATTGTGCTGCACAAGCGCCGCCCAATGCTTTTCCATCATGTTATCCTGGTGTTCAGCCGAAGCCACAGAATAACTCGATGCTTATTGGGTATGATCTTGTCCCAAACATTAGGAGCCACCGGACAGTCCACACCGGTGAAAGAGAGCAAGTGGGATGCTAGACGCCCTGCCTGTACTGATATTTAAAGTTGCAAGTAAAAATCATGTAAAAGCGCCAGAATTAACCATTACACATTTGTGTTTCAAATACATCACCATTACACGAGAAAGGAAACTGATACCAAAAGTCAACAAACA is from Triticum aestivum cultivar Chinese Spring chromosome 1B, IWGSC CS RefSeq v2.1, whole genome shotgun sequence and encodes:
- the LOC123120277 gene encoding uncharacterized protein — translated: MAERFFSGTSTAAPPFDDAGILLLSGPPRCGKTSLLFQFAINRAAESGRHVVFICSKGRLENSPPFLSQGVEPSLNVLQRIQIKYIEDDEGIRKYFAAFHLLDDFPAAVIVDDFTGFFSERICQLRYGNTRARDLALVRILALCQNAISHANAKLGTIGSCNLLLSDVHQGDNPRSLFIYKRWIGSIYTIQGDGLGSYVLKNISTPQTGTKEARAAKYSIALQYLILEEIKE